The proteins below come from a single Isoptericola dokdonensis DS-3 genomic window:
- a CDS encoding MFS transporter codes for MATATKAPAKGTTAALIALTAASCLQVVDPTANSIAVVDAAVDLQMDGAQRAFASSVGTLALAAFILTTGSLGDRLGRRRVMLAGLVVAAAGGVITAVAPVTPIFMLGRAITGIGIAAAFGLSFALLRSVLPDNLPKAVAFWLAGQTAAALVLGIVVGYLAGLSWRFGYLLMPVVAVVALLMCLRGLPEAKAETVGPFDYVGLSAIAVAMIGIIYGLSNAATYGWTSAQVLVPVVVGLVAMAVFIWWEARVEFPAFPVKLFRDPELAGSVATGFSFNMWQAVVTIMLSMLWQYVYQYESLTVSLALMPMSLAMVVGATVAGRLLARGVPASVNLLVGHTVLVGTLVILGFTTTGSPYWFFLILTLAGGFARMLNETTMGQFFVGKPPASLTGAMASSKTAIGQLSFALGTALSTTFVFGQYGRGIAQAFQDANVQPEQQGVYTGMITQYISGGDMSEYDASEVDAVVGQASDIFVDAFGGTMLIFAGILTVFAIISTLFFAKANRMRKAGTYASGPLTADGRPQALVGGSAGEAGPAAPSPHPGDDPAPPAARH; via the coding sequence ATGGCGACGGCGACGAAGGCACCGGCGAAGGGCACGACCGCGGCACTGATCGCCCTGACGGCGGCCTCCTGCCTCCAGGTGGTGGACCCGACAGCGAACTCGATCGCGGTGGTCGACGCGGCGGTCGACCTGCAGATGGACGGCGCGCAACGTGCGTTCGCGTCGTCCGTCGGCACGCTCGCGCTGGCGGCGTTCATCCTCACCACGGGCTCCCTCGGTGATCGGCTGGGCCGCCGGCGGGTGATGCTCGCCGGGCTGGTCGTCGCCGCGGCGGGCGGTGTCATCACCGCCGTGGCACCGGTGACGCCGATCTTCATGCTCGGGCGCGCGATCACCGGCATCGGGATCGCCGCCGCGTTCGGGCTGTCGTTCGCGCTGCTGCGGTCGGTGCTGCCGGACAACCTGCCCAAGGCCGTCGCCTTCTGGCTCGCGGGGCAGACGGCGGCTGCGCTCGTGCTCGGCATCGTCGTCGGCTACCTCGCCGGGCTGAGCTGGCGGTTCGGGTACCTGCTCATGCCGGTCGTCGCGGTCGTCGCGCTCCTCATGTGCCTGCGGGGTCTCCCCGAGGCGAAGGCAGAGACGGTCGGTCCTTTCGACTACGTGGGCCTGAGCGCGATCGCGGTCGCGATGATCGGGATCATCTACGGGCTGTCCAACGCCGCCACGTACGGATGGACGTCGGCGCAGGTGCTGGTCCCCGTCGTCGTCGGCCTCGTCGCGATGGCGGTGTTCATCTGGTGGGAGGCACGGGTCGAGTTCCCCGCGTTCCCCGTCAAGCTCTTCCGTGACCCGGAGCTCGCCGGCTCGGTCGCCACCGGCTTCTCGTTCAACATGTGGCAGGCCGTGGTGACGATCATGCTGTCGATGCTGTGGCAGTACGTCTACCAGTACGAGTCGCTGACGGTGTCGCTGGCGCTGATGCCGATGAGCCTCGCGATGGTGGTCGGGGCCACGGTGGCCGGCCGGCTGCTCGCCCGCGGCGTGCCGGCGTCGGTCAACCTGCTCGTCGGGCACACCGTGCTCGTCGGCACCCTCGTGATCCTCGGCTTCACCACGACGGGCTCGCCCTACTGGTTCTTCCTGATCCTCACGCTGGCCGGTGGCTTCGCGCGCATGCTCAACGAGACCACGATGGGGCAGTTCTTCGTCGGCAAGCCGCCGGCGTCGCTGACCGGCGCCATGGCGTCGTCCAAGACGGCGATCGGCCAGCTGAGCTTCGCCCTCGGTACCGCCCTGTCGACCACGTTCGTGTTCGGTCAGTACGGCCGCGGCATCGCCCAGGCGTTCCAGGACGCCAACGTCCAGCCCGAGCAGCAGGGCGTCTACACCGGCATGATCACGCAGTACATCTCGGGCGGGGACATGTCCGAGTACGACGCTTCCGAGGTCGACGCCGTCGTCGGCCAGGCGTCCGACATCTTCGTCGACGCGTTCGGCGGCACGATGCTGATCTTCGCGGGCATCCTCACGGTCTTCGCGATCATCTCGACGCTGTTCTTCGCCAAGGCCAACCGGATGCGCAAGGCGGGCACGTACGCCAGCGGACCGCTGACCGCCGACGGCCGACCGCAGGCACTCGTCGGCGGATCCGCCGGCGAGGCGGGGCCTGCCGCGCCGTCGCCCCATCCGGGTGACGACCCCGCCCCGCCGGCCGCACGGCACTGA